Within Actinoplanes sp. L3-i22, the genomic segment CTGACCGGCGACGAGCGGCCCATGCTCCAGGGCTGGCTCGACTATCACCGGCAGACGTTGCTGCTCAAGTGCGCCGGCCTGACCGCCGAGCAGCTCAAGCTGACCAGCGTCGAGCCGTCCGCGCTGACGCTGCTCGGCCTGGTCCGGCACATGGCCGAGGTGGAGCGCTGGTGGTTCCGGATCAAGGCCGCGCAGGCCGACCCCGGTGATCTGTTCTGCCCCGAGGGCAACGACAACGGCGACTTCGACGACGTGGCGACCGCGGACGCCGAGCCCGACTTCGCCACCTTCCGGGCCGAGATCGTGCTGGCCGACGAGGCGGTGGCCGCGCTGCCGCTGGAGCACGAGTTCCCCGGCCGGCGCGGCCCGATCAGCCTGCGCT encodes:
- a CDS encoding DinB family protein gives rise to the protein MTTWTAPEAQRVSEPLTGDERPMLQGWLDYHRQTLLLKCAGLTAEQLKLTSVEPSALTLLGLVRHMAEVERWWFRIKAAQADPGDLFCPEGNDNGDFDDVATADAEPDFATFRAEIVLADEAVAALPLEHEFPGRRGPISLRWVYTHMIEEYARHNGHADLLRERIDGVTGD